The segment CGGGCGATGTAGGACAGCGGGAGGAACTGTCGCTACCGCTCCCGACCGCACCTGGCGTATAGCGGGGCCATGTCTGAACAGAGCGGGGAGAGCCATACGGCCGCCGGTCCGAAGCAGCTTACGGAAGAGCAAATCCGGGATTGGACCCTGGAGCAAAAGGATCGCTGGTGGCTCGAGAACGTGTACCGGCACAACATGCCCCAGCTCACGCTGCGCTCGGGCATCACCGGTATGGCGCTCGGGGGTGTGCTGTCCTTAACCAACCTTTACGTGGGCGCGAAGACCGGTTGGACCCTCGGCGTCGGCATCACGAGCGTCATCCTCTCCTTCGCGCTCTTCAAGGTCCTCTCCTCCTTCAAGTTGTCGACGGAGATGACCCTCCTCGAGAACAACGCGATGCAGTCCATCGCGACGTCGGCCGGCTACATGACCTCGCCCCTCATCACGAGCGTCGGCGCGTACATGATGGTGACCGACAAGGTCCTGCCGATGTGGATCGTCATGGTGTGGATCGCCGCCATCGCGATTCTGGGCGCCCTCTTCGCCTTTCCGCTCAAGAAGCGCTTCATCAACGACGAGCAACTCCCCTTCCCTGAGGGTCGCGCCGCCGGCGTCGTCATGGAGGCGCTGCATACGGGCGACGCGAGCGTCGGCTTGTTCAAGGCGAAGATCCTCCTCGCGACGGCAGGCATCTCGAGCCTCGTCGCCGTGATGAAGAGCGAGCCCATCATGGAGAAGCTCAAGGTGAGCTTCTTGACGATCCCCGAGTACCTCGACGGCTGGCTCTACAAGGTCGCCACCCCGGCCATCATGGGCACGCCGCTCAAGAACATGACGGTGCGGCTCGACAGCGATCTCGTGATGGTCGCCGCCGGCGGCCTGATGGGCGCGCGCACGGGCGTTTCGATCTTGGTTGGCGCCTGCGTGAACTACTTCGTCTTCGTGCCGTGGATGATCAGCCGCGGCGACATCGTCGGCAAGCTGGTGAAGGCCGAGATGGTCTATTCGCTGCGCGCCATCACCTTCTGGTCGCTCTGGGGTGGCGTCGCCATGATGACGGCCGCGTCGCTCCTCGCGTTCTTCTCGAAGCCGCAGGTCTTCATCTCGGCCGTGAAAGGCATGTTCCGCGGCGGCCCGAAGAAGGAAGACATCCTCAAAGACATCGAGCTGCCGATGTCCGTCTTCTTCATCGGGATCCCCGTCGTGGGCGGCATCGTGGTGGCGCTCGCGAACACCTTCTTCGGCGTCGCTGTCTGGCTAGGCGTCATCGCCATCCCGT is part of the Myxococcales bacterium genome and harbors:
- a CDS encoding OPT/YSL family transporter, producing the protein MSEQSGESHTAAGPKQLTEEQIRDWTLEQKDRWWLENVYRHNMPQLTLRSGITGMALGGVLSLTNLYVGAKTGWTLGVGITSVILSFALFKVLSSFKLSTEMTLLENNAMQSIATSAGYMTSPLITSVGAYMMVTDKVLPMWIVMVWIAAIAILGALFAFPLKKRFINDEQLPFPEGRAAGVVMEALHTGDASVGLFKAKILLATAGISSLVAVMKSEPIMEKLKVSFLTIPEYLDGWLYKVATPAIMGTPLKNMTVRLDSDLVMVAAGGLMGARTGVSILVGACVNYFVFVPWMISRGDIVGKLVKAEMVYSLRAITFWSLWGGVAMMTAASLLAFFSKPQVFISAVKGMFRGGPKKEDILKDIELPMSVFFIGIPVVGGIVVALANTFFGVAVWLGVIAIPLVFVFTLIAVNSTGLTSITPTGALGKLTQLTYGLLAPGNVTTNLMAAGITGEVAGSASNLLMDIKPGYMLGGKPRHQAVGHVLGIIAGSLFAVPIFYLVFLHRGPQQLINDQYPMPGITIWKGVAEALTAGLHSLKPSAQMGALVGVIAGLILEGTKIFTKGKFWLSPVGLGLAFVLPFNNCLAMALGSFFFHFAEKKIKNEKSLGHRVFVQNLEPTCAGIIAGGSIMGIIVVILEIFVLGH